TGCTGGGCGAACACCTGGGCAATTGGGCCGAATCCTTGCTCAACGCGGGAGGCGGCCATTCATCGAGGCGCTGCACGCGCTGCTGACTGTGCGCGCCGCGCTGGCACCGCTGGTAGGCAATGCCCAGGACGCCAGCCATGGCTGACCAGACGCTATCCCCCGCCCTGCGCCAAACGGCCGAGCAATATCTGGGCCGGCCGCTTGAAGCGCAAGAAGAACAGCAATTGCTCCTGCTGCAGCAAAACATCCAGAGCCAGCAACCCGCCCTTTCCGGCGCCGTGCAGCAAGCCAGGCAGCAGCAGAACACGCTGGCGATGGCCGCCGCCAACCAGGGCGTGATGCAGATTTACAGCCTGAACACCATGGCCGGCGCCGCCGCCACGGAAAAGGTGGCCCAGGGCGGCATCGCCGACAACCTGACCAGCCTGCTGACCGTGCTGCAAAGCTTCATCAACCGCTGATTACCCGCAACGCTCCGCGGTCTTACCCCTTCGCCCCGGCAACGGGGCGTCTTTTTGGGGGGCATCGAAACCGGCGGCCACCGCCTCGATCGCCGCTCGCACCCGCGCAGCTTTCTGCAGGTCCGGATGTGGCACCCGCCACATGTCAACCGGATCGGTCCGCTCCGGCCACATCGGCTCCAACCCGGACTCATGGCCGGCAAGGAAGCAGGACAGCATGGCGATGCCCATGCCGGCCAGCGCGGCCTGCCTCGTCGTCAACTCCGCCTGGGCTGCCCGCCGGCTGCCGCTGACGCGGCCAGCGGAAGACCAAGCCGGCGCCGGAATCAGAAGAACACGCGCCGGACTTCGGCCTCCCCATGCCGCCGCAGGCAGAAGCGGCGGCGCTGCGCGGTCTCGCGTTGAAACAGAATGGGGTACAGGCGGTAGAGGTATCGCATCGCCAGCCTCGCTTTCTTGAAAATGCCGTTGTCGATGCGTGCTAGGATAGTTTTCAAATCACTGCGGATAAACGGTGAAATCCGGAAAGATTGTCCTGATATGAAAACAATGCCCTCGCCAGACAATCTGCTGGCCTTCGACGCGCTGGCGCGCGCCGGCAGCTTCACCGCCGCCGCCGATCTGCTGGATTGCCACAAGAGCCTGGTCAGCGCGCGGATCAAGGAACTGGAGCGGGAAATGGGCGCGGCGCTGGTGCTGCGCACCACGCGCAGGGTGGCGCTGACCGAGGCCGGCGAGCGGCTGCGGCCGCACGCGGCCCGGCTGCGCGAAACGCTGTCCCAGGCGCGGATGGCGGTGGATGAAACCCAGCAGGACATGGCAGGCCCGCTGACCATCAGCACCACCTCGTCGCTGGCCCAGTACGTGCTGGGCCCGATCCTGAGCGAGCTGGCCGCCCGCCATCCGGCGCTGCGGCTATCGCTGCAGGTCAACAACCAGCTGCAGGACCCGGTGGCCGACGTGCTGGATTTCTGTCTGCGCTCGGCAAGGATGGGCAAGCTGCACGACGACAGCCTGGTCGGCCGCCTGGCCGGCTACGCCAGCGAGCATCTGTACGCGTCGCCCGGCTATCTGGCGCGCCACCCGCCCATCCTGCAGCCGGCCGATCTGCAGCGGCACCGCTTGCTGCTGATGCCGGACGAGCAGCTGGGCGGCCTGGCGCTCCAGCGCGAGGGCCGCTCGCTGCGCCAGCCGGTGGAGGCCCAGCTTTACCTGAACCATTACCCGCTGCGGGCGGAGCTGGCGCTGGCCGGCCAGGGCATCACCCTGCTGGCCGACTACACGGTGGGGCGCTACCTGGCGCGCGGCGAGCTGGCCAGAGTGTTGCCGGAATGGCAGTGCGACCATTGGCCGATCTACTTGGTCCATCCCTTCCGCACGCCCTTGTCGCGCAAGTACCAGACCTTCATCGACTTCGTCTTGCCCCGGCTGCGGGCGGCGCTGCCCGGCATCGCCGAAACCACCGAGGCTCAAACCGGCCGCGCCAGCATCACCCGGTAGAACTCGACGAAGGCGCGCGCCGCCGCCGGCGCGTGGCGGCCGGGCGGGAACACCGCGTAGACGCCGCCCTTGGGCAAGGTCCATTGCGGCAGCAGGTGGATCAGCCGTCCCTGGCGCAGATCCTCCTGCACGCTGAACGAATCCAGCACCGACATCCCGGCTCCGGCCAGCAGCAGCGAGCGCAGCGAGGCGGCGGAGTCCACCTTGATCCGCGCGCGCATCCGCACCGTCTCCTCCCCGCCGTCCCTGCCGGCGAAGCGCCAGGTCAGCGGCGTCTTCAGCAGCGTCAGCGCCACCCAGTCGTGCCCGGCCAACTCGCCGGGGTGGCCAGGCACGCCCCGCTCGCGCAGATAGGCCGGCGACGCCACCAGTTGCTGGGCGAACTCCCCCAGCTTCAGCGCCCTGAGCGAGGAATCGCGCAGCGTCCCCAGCCGAATGGCCAGATCCATGCCCTCGGCCACCAGGTCCACCATGCGGTCGATCGCGTGCAGCTCCAGCTGCAAGCCAGAATGTTGACGGACGAACTGGGTGGCCGCCGGCGCGACGGACTCCGCCATATGGCTGACCGGCGCGGTCAGCCGCAACGTGCCGGACAGCTCCGCCGAACCGTGGCCGGCCTGCAGCAGCGCGTCGCGCAAGGCGGCCAGCGCCGGCTGCGCGTCCAGGTACAAGGCCTGGCCGGCTTCGGTCAGCTTCACCCGCCGCGTGGTGCGGGTGAACAGCGTCGCGCCCAGTTGCGCCTCCAGCCTGCCCACCTGCAGGCTGACGTTGGCCTTGGTCATCCCCAACCGCTCGGCGGCGGCGGTGAAGCCGCCGGCCTCCGCCACCGCCACGAAGATCTGCAGCCCTTCCAGATTGTTCTCTACGCCTCTCGCCATATCAACTGTCAATTTTTCAATAACAATCAATTATGGTTTCAGCCGTTTATCGGATCAATCGAAAAGCGCATCATGCATTCCATCAGCGCTGCGACGCGGCGCCTCAAACCCGATACCCAAGCAAGGAGTCACCCCATGAAAATCGCACTGATCGGCGCCAGCGGCTATGTCGGTTCCGCCCTGTTGAAAGAAGCCCTGTCCCGCGGCCACCACGTCACCGCGCTGGTTTCCCGCCCGGAACGCCTCGAAGCGCAAGCCAACCTGGCCGCCGCCAAAGTCGACGTGCAGGACAGCGCCCAGCTGGCCGAACAACTGAAGGGCTTCGACGCCGTGCTCAGCGCCTTCAGCGGCCACGCCCAGGCCGAGCAGTTCGACTATTTCGTCAAGGGCATCCGCTCCATCATCGCCGCGGCCAAGGCCGCCCAGGCGCCGCGCCTGTTGGTGGTCGGCGGCGCCGGCAGCCTGGAAGTGGCCCCCGGCGTGCAGCTGGTGGACACGCCGGAATTCCCGGAACAATGGAAGGCCTCGGCGCTGGGTGCCCGCGAAGCGCTGAACCTGCTGCGCGCCGAAACCGAGTTGAACTGGACCCTGCTGAGCCCGTCGGCGATGCTGGAGCCGGGCCAGCGCACCGGCCAATTCCGCCTGGGCAAGGACCAGCTGCTGGCCGATGCAAACGGCGACAGCCGCATCTCGGTGGAAGACTACGCCGTCGCCATGATCGACGAGCTGGAAAAAGGCGCGCATCCGCGCAGCCGCTTCACCGTCGGCTACTGATCGTCCGCCGGCAAAATCAAACCGCTCCCCTGGGAGCGGTTTTTCTTTGCGCAAGCGAAGGCTTACAGCTTGAAGCGGGACACCAGCCCCTCCAGCGACTGCGACAAGCGCTCCAGATCGGCCACCACCTGGCCGGCGCGGCCGATCTCGGCGTCCGACTGCAGCGCCTGCGACGACATCTGCTCGGCGGCGCGCGCCATGTCCTCGGTGGCCTTGGACTGCTCGCTGGCGGCGTCGCGGATCTCGGCCGCCTGGCGCACCACCAACTGCATGCTGGACTGGATTTCGGAGATCTGGCGCTGCGCCTCCTCGGCCAGCTCCACGCCGCCCTGCACCGCGCCGTAGGTCTGCGCCACGCGCTCCCGCGCCTGGCCCGAGCCCTGCTGCATGCCGCCGACCATGTCGTCGATCTCCACCGTGGCCTGGCTGGTGCGCTCGGCGAGCTTCCTCACCTCGTCGGCCACCACGGCGAAGCCGCGGCCCTGCTCGCCGGCGCGCGCCGCCTCGATCGCCGCGTTCAGCGCCAACAGATTGGTCTGATCGGCGATGTCCTTGATCACGCCGGCGATGCTGCCCACTTGGGCCGAGCGGCGCTCCAGCTCCTCCATCACCGTCTTCACCTCGTCCATCGACGATGCGACCGAGCCGATCTCGACGCTGACCTTGCCCACCGCCTCCGCGCTCTGCGACGACAGCGCGCCGGCCTGCTGCACCGCCTCGGCGGTGCCATGGCAGTTGCCGGCGATGTGGCTGACGCTGACCGACAGCTGCTCGATGGTGGCCGCCGTGGTTTCGCTGAGGTCGGCATTGTGGCGCGAACCGGCCGACAAGCGCTCGGTCATCCGCGCCAGCTCGCCGGCGCTGCGGTGCAGCTGACCGCTTTGTTCGCGCACCTGCTGGAACATGCCGCGCAGCTGCTCCATGAACTGGTTGAACGCCGCCGCCACCTGGCCGGTTTCGTCGCGGCTGTCGGCCGGCAGACGCATGGTCAGGTCGCCGTGGCCGGAGCTGAGCGCGCGCATCGCGTCGCGCAGCTGCACCAGCGGCCGGCTGATGAAGCCGGACACCTGCCAGATCACCAGCAGCGACAGCAGCAGCACCACCGCGTCCACCGCCGCCACCCACCAGATGGTGCGCGTCACCGCGCCATACACTTCGCCCGCGTCCATCTCCACCACCACGAACCAGTCGGCGTTGGGCATATAGCTGGAGGCGGCGATGGTCGGGCCGTTCGGACCGTCGAAATGCGCCAGGTTGAAGCCGGATTTGTTCAGCAGCTGCGGCGCGATCGCCGACAGGCCGGGTAGGTCGGCCAGCAGGGTTTTCTTCTGCATCGCCGCCGGATCGCGGTGCAGCCGCACCTGGCCGGCGGCATCCACCACGTAGACCTGGCCGCGCTCGCCCACCGCCATCTTGCGCACGCGCTCGGCCATCTGTGTGACGTCGAAGCCCAGCGCCGCCACCGCCCTGTGGCCGGTCTGGCCCTTGTTGGCCAGCACGTTGACGAACATCATCACCTGTTGCTTGCCGGTTTCCGAGCCCAGCGTGAACTGACTGTCGCGGCCGGAGGCCAGGAAGTCGGCCAGCCACTTGTCGTTGCCCTTGGGGTCGGCCTTGACGGTAGCGTGATCGATGTAGATGTTGAGCGTGGCTTCGGAGGTCCAGGAGATGATGGACGCGCCGGAAGTCTGCATCAGCGCCTTGGCGTAGCGCTGCCAGGGGCCGACGCCCGACTCGGGCTCGCCGGCGGCGGTCCAGTCCAACAGATAGGTATTGGCCGCCAGCTGGCGGGTCTGGCTCAAGGGCAGCGCGATGGAGGCGTCCAGTTCGTTGCGTATGCCCTCCACCGTCGCCTTCAGCTCATGCTGCTCCAGGCGCTCGGTCAGCGCCGACTGGAACATGCGGGTGGACACCGTGCCGGCGATGGCCAGCGCGATGAGCAGGATCAGCGCGACGCTGACCAGGATTTTCTGTTTGACCGACCAGTTCTTGAACATGCTTGCTGGCTTCCCAGGAAGAGACGAAGAAAGTCCGGCGCCGCGTGGCGCCGCATCCGCGCATAGTGCGCCCGGCCATGCGGGGCGGTGCTGAGCCGGATCAAGCGCCGTCTCCATCTGAAAAGCATGCCGCCGCAATAGCGGCGGCAATTGTAACAAGCTCTTATGTTTTCGACATGTGGAAAATTTCCTGCCTTACTTCTTCATGTGGAATCATTGCCACAGCTCAGCGCGGCAGACGGCGAGCCGGCTCGCTGTCGTGCAGGAAACGGGTGTAGATGTCTCGCGGCGGCTGCAAGCCGCACTCTGCCAGGACGCGGCCCACCGCGCCGCGATGGTAGCCGCCGTGGGTGATCGCCTGCATCAGCATTTCGGCGCGGCTCATCCTGCCGTGGCCGCCGTCGGTGAAGGTGAAATCGACGTTCTCGGCGAGTTCGGCATCGCTCAGGCCGCTGGCGTAGCCGATGTACCAGGCGTTGGTTTCGCGCGCCGCGGCCAGCAGGTCGGCCAGCTCCGGCGTGTCCGGCGTGTTGGTGCCGGCGTAGCCGTGCGGCCGGCCGGTCAGATTGCCGGCGAAGATGCGATCCACCACGTGGATGTGGTTGAGGATGCGGACGGCGAGATGGCGCTTGTCCGGATGGGCGTCGCCATCCAGCCGGGCCGTCAGCGCGTGCAGCTCTTCATCGGCCCAGGCCTTGTAGCGGAACAGCGAGGGGAACAGATCGGGAAGACTCATCTTGCGGCCTTTTGCGCGCGCGGCGCTTGCGTGGGACAAGTTTCCCATTGTCTCACACCGGACTTTCCGATGTCATTCCGTCCCGTAAGCCGCCAGGAACACCCTGACCGCGTCCGCCACCCTGCCCGGCCGCTCCGAAGCCGGCGCCAACTCGTCGATCAGGCCGGTCATCATCGCCGCCTGGCATTCCGACTGCAGCAGGCCATGGAAATGCATGGCG
This genomic window from Chromobacterium phragmitis contains:
- a CDS encoding LysR family transcriptional regulator encodes the protein MKTMPSPDNLLAFDALARAGSFTAAADLLDCHKSLVSARIKELEREMGAALVLRTTRRVALTEAGERLRPHAARLRETLSQARMAVDETQQDMAGPLTISTTSSLAQYVLGPILSELAARHPALRLSLQVNNQLQDPVADVLDFCLRSARMGKLHDDSLVGRLAGYASEHLYASPGYLARHPPILQPADLQRHRLLLMPDEQLGGLALQREGRSLRQPVEAQLYLNHYPLRAELALAGQGITLLADYTVGRYLARGELARVLPEWQCDHWPIYLVHPFRTPLSRKYQTFIDFVLPRLRAALPGIAETTEAQTGRASITR
- a CDS encoding DinB family protein, with protein sequence MSLPDLFPSLFRYKAWADEELHALTARLDGDAHPDKRHLAVRILNHIHVVDRIFAGNLTGRPHGYAGTNTPDTPELADLLAAARETNAWYIGYASGLSDAELAENVDFTFTDGGHGRMSRAEMLMQAITHGGYHRGAVGRVLAECGLQPPRDIYTRFLHDSEPARRLPR
- a CDS encoding LysR family transcriptional regulator, with product MARGVENNLEGLQIFVAVAEAGGFTAAAERLGMTKANVSLQVGRLEAQLGATLFTRTTRRVKLTEAGQALYLDAQPALAALRDALLQAGHGSAELSGTLRLTAPVSHMAESVAPAATQFVRQHSGLQLELHAIDRMVDLVAEGMDLAIRLGTLRDSSLRALKLGEFAQQLVASPAYLRERGVPGHPGELAGHDWVALTLLKTPLTWRFAGRDGGEETVRMRARIKVDSAASLRSLLLAGAGMSVLDSFSVQEDLRQGRLIHLLPQWTLPKGGVYAVFPPGRHAPAAARAFVEFYRVMLARPV
- a CDS encoding type 2 periplasmic-binding domain-containing protein is translated as MTTRQAALAGMGIAMLSCFLAGHESGLEPMWPERTDPVDMWRVPHPDLQKAARVRAAIEAVAAGFDAPQKDAPLPGRRGKTAERCG
- a CDS encoding NAD(P)-dependent oxidoreductase; translated protein: MKIALIGASGYVGSALLKEALSRGHHVTALVSRPERLEAQANLAAAKVDVQDSAQLAEQLKGFDAVLSAFSGHAQAEQFDYFVKGIRSIIAAAKAAQAPRLLVVGGAGSLEVAPGVQLVDTPEFPEQWKASALGAREALNLLRAETELNWTLLSPSAMLEPGQRTGQFRLGKDQLLADANGDSRISVEDYAVAMIDELEKGAHPRSRFTVGY
- a CDS encoding methyl-accepting chemotaxis protein, giving the protein MFKNWSVKQKILVSVALILLIALAIAGTVSTRMFQSALTERLEQHELKATVEGIRNELDASIALPLSQTRQLAANTYLLDWTAAGEPESGVGPWQRYAKALMQTSGASIISWTSEATLNIYIDHATVKADPKGNDKWLADFLASGRDSQFTLGSETGKQQVMMFVNVLANKGQTGHRAVAALGFDVTQMAERVRKMAVGERGQVYVVDAAGQVRLHRDPAAMQKKTLLADLPGLSAIAPQLLNKSGFNLAHFDGPNGPTIAASSYMPNADWFVVVEMDAGEVYGAVTRTIWWVAAVDAVVLLLSLLVIWQVSGFISRPLVQLRDAMRALSSGHGDLTMRLPADSRDETGQVAAAFNQFMEQLRGMFQQVREQSGQLHRSAGELARMTERLSAGSRHNADLSETTAATIEQLSVSVSHIAGNCHGTAEAVQQAGALSSQSAEAVGKVSVEIGSVASSMDEVKTVMEELERRSAQVGSIAGVIKDIADQTNLLALNAAIEAARAGEQGRGFAVVADEVRKLAERTSQATVEIDDMVGGMQQGSGQARERVAQTYGAVQGGVELAEEAQRQISEIQSSMQLVVRQAAEIRDAASEQSKATEDMARAAEQMSSQALQSDAEIGRAGQVVADLERLSQSLEGLVSRFKL